In Actinomyces sp. zg-332, the following proteins share a genomic window:
- a CDS encoding TetR/AcrR family transcriptional regulator gives MTNKQMSKRNKENTKINLLSSAKELFIKHGIASTTIENITKNAGYTRGAFYSTFESKDELIQILMHEEFANLVKAYSQNLFETTKENTERLDPEQVIELILTKVPLDLDFHIIRTEFYLYAIRTPECIQPYKDAMRYTKNAFSQTLIEYLDKMNLRPTISMSNIIDTIMATINITMHNVILTEDAQNYPARLAKSIFPKILKATTQNITE, from the coding sequence ATGACAAACAAACAAATGAGTAAAAGAAACAAAGAAAATACAAAAATAAATTTGCTGTCATCAGCTAAAGAACTTTTTATAAAACACGGTATTGCTAGTACTACTATCGAAAATATAACAAAGAACGCTGGTTACACACGTGGAGCTTTTTACTCAACTTTTGAATCAAAAGACGAATTAATACAAATACTAATGCATGAAGAATTTGCCAACTTAGTAAAAGCGTACTCACAAAACTTGTTCGAAACCACTAAAGAAAACACTGAACGCCTTGACCCAGAACAAGTAATAGAGCTAATCCTTACCAAAGTACCCCTAGACCTAGATTTCCACATAATTAGAACCGAATTTTACTTGTACGCAATACGCACACCTGAATGTATACAACCATATAAAGATGCAATGCGTTACACTAAAAATGCTTTCTCACAGACATTAATTGAGTACTTAGATAAAATGAATCTAAGACCAACAATAAGCATGAGTAACATAATCGACACAATAATGGCAACTATAAACATAACAATGCACAATGTAATTCTCACAGAGGACGCACAAAATTACCCAGCCAGACTGGCTAAAAGTATATTTCCTAAAATCCTAAAAGCAACGACTCAAAATATAACTGAATAA
- the nrdE gene encoding class 1b ribonucleoside-diphosphate reductase subunit alpha, with product MAETLTDTGLEETNEQTDYHALNAKLNLYDAQGKIQFDADRQAARQYFLQHVNQNTVFFHNLREKIDYLLEHKYYEKELFDKYSFEFIKSLFKKVYAKKFRFPTFLGAFKYYTSYTLKTFDGKRYLERFEDRVAMVSLYLADGNEKLAEQIMEEIISGRLQPATPTFLNAGKAQRGELVSCFLLRIEDNMESIARAVNSSLQLSKRGGGVALCLTNLREAGAPIKKIENQSSGVVPVMKMLEDSFSYANQLGARQGAGAVYINAHHPDVMEFLDTKRENADEKIRIKTLSLGLVIPDITFEIAKKNEDMYLFSPYDVERVYGKPMSDISITEKYYEMVNDGRIRKKKVNARRFFQTIAEIQFESGYPYIVFEDTVNRANPIDGRISMSNLCSEILQVSEPSEYEPNLNYKVIGKDISCNLGSMNIAKTMESPDFGKTVEVAIRSLTAVSDKSDIECVPSIERGNKMSHAVGLGQMNLHGYLAKEKIHYGSEEALDFTNIYFYCVNYYAILASSKIAEERNETFAGFEKSKYASGEYFEKYISKEWKPETERVQGLFEQAGIEIPTVEDWKILAERVAKYGMYNQNLQAIPPTGSISYINNSTSSIHPIVSRIEIRKEGKIGRVYYPAPYMDNDNLEYYKDAYEIGPEAIIDTYAVATQHVDQGLSLTLFFPDTVTTRDLNKAQIYAWRKGIKTLYYIRLRQLALEGTQVEGCVSCML from the coding sequence TTGGCAGAAACACTAACCGACACAGGTTTAGAAGAAACAAACGAACAAACTGACTATCATGCATTAAACGCAAAGCTAAACTTGTATGATGCTCAAGGCAAGATTCAGTTTGATGCTGACAGACAAGCAGCTCGTCAATATTTCTTGCAGCACGTTAATCAAAATACAGTGTTCTTTCACAATTTACGTGAAAAAATAGATTACTTGCTAGAACATAAATACTATGAAAAAGAACTGTTTGACAAATACTCATTCGAGTTCATAAAGTCACTATTCAAGAAAGTCTATGCTAAAAAATTCCGTTTCCCTACTTTCTTAGGTGCTTTCAAATATTACACATCTTATACCCTAAAAACTTTCGATGGAAAACGTTACTTGGAAAGATTTGAAGACCGAGTAGCGATGGTTTCACTATACCTAGCTGATGGTAACGAAAAACTAGCTGAACAGATTATGGAAGAAATAATCTCGGGTCGCTTACAACCAGCAACACCAACTTTCTTGAACGCTGGAAAAGCTCAGCGCGGTGAACTAGTTTCATGTTTCCTCCTTCGCATAGAAGATAACATGGAATCAATTGCTCGTGCTGTAAACTCATCACTACAGTTATCAAAACGTGGCGGAGGCGTTGCTTTATGCTTAACAAACTTGCGTGAAGCTGGAGCTCCTATCAAGAAGATTGAAAACCAGTCATCAGGTGTAGTTCCAGTAATGAAAATGCTCGAGGACTCCTTCAGCTATGCTAACCAGTTAGGTGCAAGGCAAGGTGCTGGAGCTGTTTATATTAATGCACACCATCCGGATGTTATGGAATTCCTTGATACAAAGCGTGAAAATGCTGATGAAAAAATCCGCATTAAAACACTATCATTAGGCTTAGTTATACCAGACATAACATTTGAAATCGCTAAGAAAAACGAAGATATGTACTTGTTCTCACCATACGATGTTGAGCGAGTATATGGAAAACCAATGTCAGATATCTCAATTACTGAAAAATATTATGAGATGGTAAATGATGGTCGTATCCGTAAAAAGAAAGTAAATGCTCGTCGTTTCTTCCAGACTATCGCTGAAATTCAATTTGAATCAGGCTATCCATATATTGTATTTGAGGATACAGTAAACCGTGCAAATCCAATTGATGGTCGTATTTCGATGTCAAACTTGTGTAGCGAAATTTTGCAGGTATCTGAGCCAAGTGAATATGAGCCAAACTTAAACTACAAAGTTATAGGTAAAGATATTTCATGTAACTTGGGTTCAATGAATATAGCTAAAACAATGGAATCGCCTGACTTTGGTAAAACAGTTGAAGTAGCTATACGTTCCCTAACAGCTGTTTCTGATAAATCAGACATTGAATGTGTGCCATCTATTGAACGTGGTAACAAGATGAGTCATGCTGTTGGTCTAGGACAGATGAACTTGCATGGATATTTAGCTAAAGAAAAAATCCATTACGGAAGTGAAGAAGCTCTAGATTTTACAAACATATATTTCTATTGCGTAAACTATTATGCAATCTTAGCTTCAAGCAAAATTGCTGAAGAAAGAAATGAAACTTTTGCAGGTTTTGAAAAGTCTAAGTATGCTAGTGGCGAATACTTTGAAAAATACATTAGCAAAGAGTGGAAACCAGAAACTGAACGAGTTCAAGGACTATTCGAGCAAGCAGGTATTGAAATCCCAACAGTTGAGGACTGGAAAATACTTGCCGAAAGAGTTGCTAAATATGGAATGTATAACCAGAACTTACAAGCAATTCCACCAACAGGTTCGATTAGCTACATAAATAACTCGACATCTTCAATACACCCTATAGTTTCACGCATTGAAATTCGTAAAGAGGGCAAAATTGGACGTGTATACTATCCAGCTCCATACATGGATAACGATAACCTAGAATATTACAAAGATGCTTACGAAATTGGTCCTGAAGCAATAATTGATACGTATGCGGTAGCAACACAGCACGTTGATCAGGGATTGAGTTTGACTTTGTTTTTCCCAGATACAGTTACAACTCGTGACTTGAATAAAGCACAAATTTACGCATGGAGAAAAGGTATAAAGACTTTGTATTACATTCGTTTGCGTCAATTAGCTTTAGAGGGAACGCAAGTTGAAGGTTGTGTATCTTGTATGCTTTAG
- the nrdF gene encoding class 1b ribonucleoside-diphosphate reductase subunit beta produces MSEIKLVNKVQAINWNKIEDDKDLEVWDRLTGNFWLPEKIPLSNDIQSWKTLKPHEQLMTTRVFTGLTMLDTVQGTVGAVSLIPDAITPHEEAVYTNIAFMESVHAKSYSSIFSTLISTAEIDEAFRWSEENENLQKKGEIILSYYHGDDAEKRKVASTMLESFLFYSGFYAPMYWSSHAKLTNTADLIRLIIRDEAVHGYYIGYKYQKALEKASDARREELKDYTFSLLYELYENEEQYTEDLYDPMGLTEDVKKFLRYNANKALMNLGYEALFPPEATDVNPAILASLSPNADENHDFFSGSGSSYVIGTAEATEDDDWDF; encoded by the coding sequence ATGAGCGAGATTAAGCTTGTAAATAAAGTTCAAGCGATTAACTGGAATAAGATTGAAGACGATAAAGACTTAGAAGTATGGGATCGTTTGACTGGTAACTTTTGGTTGCCTGAAAAAATTCCATTGTCTAACGATATTCAGTCATGGAAAACTTTGAAACCACACGAGCAACTTATGACTACACGTGTTTTCACAGGTTTGACAATGCTAGACACTGTGCAAGGTACAGTTGGTGCTGTTAGTTTGATTCCTGACGCAATTACCCCACATGAAGAGGCTGTTTATACAAATATTGCTTTCATGGAATCAGTACACGCTAAGTCATACTCTTCAATTTTCTCAACTCTAATTTCAACTGCTGAAATTGACGAAGCTTTCCGCTGGAGTGAAGAGAACGAAAACCTACAGAAAAAGGGTGAAATTATACTTAGCTACTATCATGGTGATGATGCTGAAAAACGTAAAGTAGCTTCCACTATGCTAGAGTCTTTCCTTTTCTACTCAGGATTTTATGCTCCAATGTACTGGTCATCACACGCTAAGTTGACAAATACAGCAGATCTTATCCGTCTAATTATTCGTGATGAAGCTGTTCATGGCTACTATATCGGTTACAAGTATCAGAAAGCCCTAGAAAAGGCTTCAGATGCTCGTCGTGAAGAACTGAAAGACTATACTTTCTCCTTGTTGTATGAACTATACGAAAACGAAGAACAATACACAGAAGATTTGTATGACCCAATGGGGCTTACAGAAGATGTCAAAAAATTCTTACGTTATAACGCTAATAAGGCTTTGATGAACTTAGGATATGAAGCATTGTTCCCACCAGAAGCTACTGATGTGAACCCTGCAATTTTGGCGTCACTTTCACCAAATGCTGATGAAAATCACGATTTCTTCTCAGGATCTGGTTCATCATATGTCATCGGTACAGCTGAAGCTACTGAAGATGACGACTGGGATTTCTAA
- a CDS encoding formate--tetrahydrofolate ligase, whose product MKHISEVANSFGIKDDYLELYGKYKAKLSYKFIKENTYKDKKKGKLILVTAINPTPAGEGKTTVTISLTQGLNKIGKKAVAALREPSLGPCFGMKGGASGGGKSCLIPENDLNLHFTGDFHAITSANNLIAAVLDNTLHQGNSLNINPKRILWKRVLDMNDRPLRDIVIGLGPHTNGLTREDGFMISVASEIMAVFCLATDLNDLRKRLNNIIVAYTFDNKPVRVEDLGIVGSLMALLVEAFKPNIIQTTEGNLAVVHGGPFANIAHGCNSVLATRTALSIGEYAITEAGFGADLGAEKFFDIKCRTSGLYPDAVVIVATIRALKFNGGVDKTELTEENLQALETGFVNLERHVKNMKSFGKPVCVAINRFSSDTDKEVELLKDLCKKLEVPCDICDGFSAGGEGTVDLAETVVKITSGEDLSEGKEQLNFYPYDLEDTVETKISKLSSKFYGASNVEFSSAARKSMVEIEKMGCGNLPICVAKTPYSFSDNAKLLGAPSGFTITVSKVRLSAGAGMVVLEVGNIMTMPGLPKLPAALDIDIDDDGNILGMI is encoded by the coding sequence ATGAAACATATCAGTGAAGTTGCCAATAGTTTTGGGATCAAAGACGATTATTTAGAACTATATGGCAAATATAAAGCAAAGTTGTCTTACAAGTTCATAAAAGAAAATACTTATAAAGACAAGAAAAAAGGCAAATTAATCCTTGTAACTGCAATTAACCCAACACCTGCAGGAGAGGGTAAAACAACAGTTACCATATCTTTAACTCAAGGGTTAAACAAAATAGGCAAAAAAGCAGTTGCTGCTTTGCGTGAACCTTCTCTAGGTCCATGTTTTGGAATGAAAGGCGGAGCTAGCGGTGGCGGAAAGTCTTGCTTGATACCTGAAAATGACTTAAATCTACATTTTACAGGTGATTTTCATGCAATAACTTCAGCAAATAACCTAATAGCAGCTGTTTTAGATAATACTCTTCATCAAGGTAATTCTCTGAATATAAACCCTAAGCGTATATTGTGGAAACGTGTTTTAGACATGAATGATCGTCCTTTGCGCGATATCGTAATAGGTTTAGGTCCGCATACAAATGGGCTAACTCGCGAAGATGGCTTTATGATTAGTGTTGCATCTGAAATTATGGCAGTATTTTGTTTAGCAACTGATTTAAATGACTTGCGTAAACGTCTAAATAATATAATCGTTGCTTATACCTTTGATAATAAACCTGTACGAGTTGAAGATTTAGGAATAGTCGGCTCATTGATGGCTTTGCTCGTTGAAGCTTTCAAACCTAATATCATTCAAACAACCGAAGGTAATTTAGCTGTAGTCCACGGTGGTCCTTTTGCTAATATTGCTCATGGTTGCAATAGTGTTCTAGCAACTCGCACGGCTCTATCAATTGGCGAATATGCTATAACAGAAGCTGGATTTGGGGCAGATCTTGGGGCTGAAAAATTCTTCGATATCAAATGTAGAACTAGTGGGCTATACCCTGACGCTGTGGTAATAGTAGCAACCATTAGAGCTTTGAAATTCAACGGAGGAGTCGACAAGACAGAGTTGACTGAAGAAAACTTGCAGGCTCTTGAAACTGGTTTCGTAAACCTAGAACGCCATGTAAAAAACATGAAATCATTCGGCAAGCCTGTATGTGTAGCAATAAACCGTTTCTCTAGTGACACAGATAAAGAAGTAGAGCTACTAAAAGATTTATGTAAGAAGCTTGAAGTTCCTTGTGATATTTGTGATGGTTTTAGTGCAGGCGGTGAAGGTACTGTTGATTTAGCTGAAACTGTCGTAAAAATTACTTCTGGTGAAGATTTATCAGAAGGTAAAGAGCAACTTAATTTCTATCCTTACGATTTAGAAGATACTGTTGAGACAAAAATCTCAAAGTTATCCTCAAAGTTCTACGGAGCTAGCAATGTGGAATTTTCAAGTGCTGCTCGTAAAAGCATGGTAGAAATAGAGAAAATGGGGTGCGGTAACTTACCTATTTGTGTCGCTAAAACTCCTTACTCTTTCTCAGATAATGCCAAGCTCTTAGGAGCTCCTTCAGGATTTACAATAACTGTCAGTAAGGTTCGTTTATCAGCCGGAGCTGGAATGGTCGTCTTAGAAGTGGGTAATATTATGACAATGCCTGGACTTCCAAAACTACCAGCAGCTTTAGATATCGATATTGACGATGATGGAAACATTTTAGGAATGATTTAA